One part of the Aurantibacillus circumpalustris genome encodes these proteins:
- a CDS encoding PfkB family carbohydrate kinase, whose amino-acid sequence MSLLVVGTVAFDAIETPFGKTDKIVGGAASYIALASSYFTKNIHLVSVIGDDFPESFLNTLKKEGVNLDGLEIKKGEKSFFWSGKYHNDLNSRDTLITELNVLADFKPIVPPAAKEVEFLMLGNLAPAVQMSVINQMTKRPKLIVLDTMNFWMDIAMDELMKVIAVIDVLTINDAEARQLSGEYSLVKAAQKILKMGPKTLVIKKGEHGALLFHADEVFFAPALPLEEVYDPTGAGDSFAGGFIGYLAKTKDISFENMKNAIIFGSALASFTVEKFGTERLIGLSQKDVEERVQEFVDLVQFDIALY is encoded by the coding sequence ATGAGTCTATTAGTTGTAGGTACAGTAGCGTTTGATGCTATTGAAACACCATTCGGAAAAACAGATAAAATTGTTGGCGGAGCCGCCTCTTACATTGCCCTTGCTTCTTCTTATTTTACAAAGAATATTCATTTGGTGTCGGTTATTGGAGACGATTTTCCTGAAAGTTTTTTAAATACTCTTAAAAAAGAAGGTGTTAATCTTGACGGACTCGAAATAAAAAAAGGCGAAAAATCTTTTTTTTGGAGCGGTAAATATCACAACGACCTCAACTCCCGCGATACTCTTATTACTGAATTAAATGTATTAGCCGATTTTAAACCGATAGTTCCTCCTGCAGCAAAAGAAGTTGAGTTCTTAATGTTAGGTAACCTCGCTCCAGCTGTGCAAATGAGTGTTATCAATCAAATGACCAAACGTCCAAAATTAATTGTGTTAGACACTATGAATTTTTGGATGGACATTGCTATGGACGAATTAATGAAAGTAATTGCCGTCATTGATGTATTAACTATCAATGATGCAGAGGCTCGTCAACTTTCAGGTGAATATTCTTTAGTAAAAGCTGCTCAAAAAATATTAAAAATGGGTCCTAAAACCCTTGTTATTAAAAAAGGTGAACACGGTGCTTTATTATTTCATGCTGATGAAGTATTCTTTGCTCCTGCTTTACCACTTGAAGAAGTTTACGATCCAACTGGTGCAGGCGATAGCTTTGCTGGTGGCTTTATTGGCTATTTAGCCAAAACAAAAGACATTAGTTTTGAAAACATGAAAAACGCCATCATTTTCGGAAGCGCCTTAGCAAGTTTTACAGTAGAGAAATTTGGTACCGAGCGCCTTATTGGTCTTTCACAAAAGGATGTAGAAGAACGCGTTCAGGAGTTTGTAGACCTGGTTCAATTCGATATCGCGCTATATTAA
- the porW gene encoding type IX secretion system periplasmic lipoprotein PorW/SprE, which translates to MLVKRLLYFFCVSLLFVSCSTKKNALVNRAYHNLTARYNGYYYSGVAIDDGVYKIEKSNKENFDKILPIYIYPTPEQAKSTFPEFDKAIKKSSVCIQKHAIKDKKGGEIPSSGRWIDNNWINIGIAHFYKREFFSAIESFEYVVRTYTKSDDKYTAMLWLIKANNEIGAVSSSEPILGLLKNEKHLKKRIKNELPVVWADYYMRRGQNTEAIAKLLEATRNTSFINGIPKKKRARYSFIIAQLSEQSKDIKRATKYYKKTIALKPAYEMIFYSKIKLARLLDVKRNNSEKTKKDLLKMAREFKNSDYYDVIYYTLGEIEEKERNIKQAVYYYKKSVQKSVNNSNQKALSYLKLGEINFDLTNYTSAEAYYDSTIVTLPKDHPEYNSILARKKTLEALVGHIKTISREDSLQRISKMSPKEQEAFIDNLIAAYVKEQERKEKEAAAAALLAPTLPNNSNSNNALPGFAGNASSFYFYNQTTISFGLTDFQKKWGDRKLEDNWRRANKAMTIEDSKDEISDIGKTKLDSGIVPEKTREFYSKNLYTNDSLIRKSNNRIIKAYYMMGSIYKEDLNNNRKAIATFEELNTRFPQNHYLLRTYYVLYRTYLAEKNTAKADYYKDKILTEFPDSEFAALIKNPEIAAEINAKNSEVEAYYEGVYDAYKRNNFSESYSMAKEGISKYGKSQLLPKFEFVRSMSLGKLKGIDTLETNLKLLVAKYPKSDITPLSEDILLAIKKQKNPEAFKPKEEIVIPKDSFNLNFEGEHFIIAVTPDNPKIADEFKTRIGNFNGTYYSEKSFNVSSSLFGSKKQLIVIKSFGDAKIATEYYENFNADPDIFKGDVKRELFSVFPILSDNLPILYKSKNIDGYEAFYMESYKKLNSKN; encoded by the coding sequence GTGCTAGTTAAACGCTTATTATATTTTTTTTGTGTCTCGCTCCTTTTTGTCTCGTGTAGCACAAAAAAAAATGCCCTCGTTAACCGAGCGTACCATAATTTAACAGCCAGATATAATGGTTATTATTACTCTGGTGTAGCCATTGATGACGGCGTTTATAAGATCGAAAAAAGCAATAAAGAAAATTTTGATAAAATTCTCCCAATTTATATTTACCCAACGCCCGAACAAGCAAAAAGTACTTTTCCCGAATTTGATAAAGCAATAAAAAAGTCATCTGTCTGTATTCAAAAACACGCCATTAAGGACAAAAAAGGTGGTGAAATTCCCTCTTCCGGTAGATGGATTGATAATAATTGGATAAATATTGGCATTGCCCACTTCTACAAACGCGAGTTTTTTAGTGCGATAGAAAGTTTTGAATATGTGGTGCGTACTTACACCAAGTCAGACGATAAATACACGGCAATGCTCTGGCTCATTAAAGCCAATAACGAAATTGGTGCGGTAAGCAGTTCTGAGCCAATTTTAGGTCTGCTGAAAAACGAAAAACACCTCAAAAAACGCATTAAAAACGAATTGCCTGTTGTTTGGGCTGATTATTATATGCGCCGCGGACAAAATACCGAAGCCATCGCAAAATTGCTTGAAGCAACACGCAATACAAGTTTTATTAATGGAATTCCAAAGAAAAAACGAGCGCGCTATTCGTTTATCATTGCACAATTATCTGAACAATCAAAGGACATAAAGCGCGCAACAAAGTATTACAAAAAAACAATTGCCTTAAAACCTGCTTATGAAATGATCTTCTATAGCAAAATTAAGCTTGCACGTTTGCTCGACGTAAAAAGAAACAACTCCGAGAAAACCAAAAAAGACCTTTTAAAAATGGCTCGTGAATTTAAAAACAGCGATTATTATGATGTTATTTATTATACCCTTGGTGAAATTGAAGAAAAAGAAAGAAACATAAAACAGGCTGTTTATTATTATAAAAAATCTGTGCAGAAAAGCGTTAACAATTCTAATCAGAAAGCTCTATCCTATCTAAAGCTTGGAGAAATTAATTTCGATCTTACAAATTACACCTCTGCCGAAGCCTATTACGACAGTACAATTGTTACTTTGCCAAAAGATCATCCGGAATATAACTCTATATTAGCCCGTAAAAAAACACTCGAAGCACTTGTAGGTCACATTAAGACTATAAGCCGAGAGGATAGCTTACAACGAATTTCTAAAATGAGTCCAAAAGAGCAAGAGGCTTTTATTGATAACCTCATTGCAGCTTATGTAAAGGAACAAGAACGTAAGGAAAAAGAAGCTGCCGCAGCGGCGCTCCTGGCTCCAACTCTTCCTAATAATTCAAATTCTAATAACGCACTCCCTGGTTTTGCGGGAAATGCGTCTTCATTTTATTTTTACAACCAAACAACTATCTCCTTTGGTCTCACAGATTTTCAAAAAAAATGGGGTGATCGAAAACTCGAAGATAATTGGCGTCGCGCAAATAAGGCCATGACAATCGAAGATAGTAAAGATGAAATTTCCGATATTGGAAAAACCAAACTCGATAGCGGCATTGTTCCTGAAAAAACAAGAGAGTTTTACTCGAAAAATCTTTACACCAACGATTCATTAATAAGAAAAAGTAATAATAGAATTATCAAAGCTTATTATATGATGGGTAGTATTTATAAAGAAGACTTAAATAATAACCGAAAAGCCATTGCAACATTCGAAGAATTAAACACCCGCTTTCCGCAAAATCATTATTTACTAAGAACGTATTACGTTTTATATAGAACCTATCTGGCAGAAAAAAACACAGCAAAGGCAGACTATTATAAAGACAAAATTTTAACTGAATTTCCCGACAGTGAGTTTGCTGCACTCATTAAAAACCCCGAAATCGCTGCGGAAATAAATGCAAAGAACAGCGAAGTGGAAGCCTATTACGAGGGCGTTTACGACGCATACAAACGAAATAACTTTTCCGAATCATATTCCATGGCTAAAGAAGGCATTTCTAAATATGGAAAAAGTCAGTTGCTGCCAAAATTTGAATTTGTACGTTCAATGAGTCTGGGTAAATTAAAAGGTATTGATACGCTTGAAACAAACTTAAAACTATTAGTTGCTAAATATCCAAAATCAGACATAACTCCACTTTCAGAAGATATTTTACTGGCCATTAAAAAGCAAAAAAATCCTGAGGCTTTTAAGCCGAAAGAAGAAATTGTTATTCCAAAAGATTCTTTTAATCTGAATTTTGAAGGGGAACATTTTATTATTGCAGTGACACCAGACAATCCTAAAATTGCTGATGAGTTTAAAACACGTATAGGTAACTTTAATGGGACTTATTATAGCGAAAAGTCATTTAATGTTTCATCAAGTCTTTTTGGTTCAAAAAAGCAATTGATTGTTATTAAATCATTCGGTGATGCTAAAATAGCAACCGAATACTACGAAAATTTTAATGCAGACCCTGATATTTTTAAAGGTGATGTGAAAAGAGAACTTTTTAGTGTTTTTCCAATTTTATCGGATAATTTGCCAATTCTTTATAAAAGTAAAAACATAGACGGTTATGAAGCTTTTTACATGGAAAGTTACAAGAAACTAAATTCAAAGAATTGA
- the mutS gene encoding DNA mismatch repair protein MutS, which yields MSKTKEVKETPLMKQYNTIKAKYPDAILLFRVGDFYETFGEDAIKASKILGITLTKRANGSASHIELAGFPHHSIDSYLPKLVRAGYRVAICDQLEDPKMVKGIVKRGITELVTPGVSYNDKILNHQQNNFLASIHFENKEAGLALCDVSTGEFLVTQGSLDYIEKLLQNFKPNELLFEKSKRNELTELVGDRFYSFGLDDWSFTYDYGYESLTKQFDTISLKGFGIEDQHTAIKACGAILHYLSETKHDKLKHINRVSRIEEDNYVWLDKFTIRNLELYNSNHENGKSLIDVIDKTVSPMGSRLLKRWLALPLKNSTAINERLNAVEYFVKEQDQREELISALKEVGDLERLISKVAAFKVNPRELVHLKKSLQVISEIKEKIKASSNPTLQKIADQLNPCQIMFERLDNELNEEAPVSVLKGNAIAKGVNAELDELRNIAFNGKDYLLQIQQREVEKTGITSLKVAFNSVFGYYLEVTHIHKDKVPQEWIRKQTLTTAERYITPELKVYEEKILGAEEKITAIEHQLFENLVRDLADYIPPIQLNANLLARLDVFCGFAILANENQYNRPQFDEGFAIDITDGRHPVIEKQLGVGIEYVSNSVYLDNENTQIMMITGPNMSGKSALLRQTALIVLLAQIGSYVPAKAANLSIIDKIFTRVGATDNISSGESTFMVEMNETASILNNLSDRSLVLLDEIGRGTSTYDGISIAWSIAEFMHNQPVNRAKTLFATHYHELNDMTNLFPRIKNFNVSVKESGNKIIFLRKLAEGGSEHSFGIHVARMAGMPNYVIERANVILKKLEKEHEFELEGTDSLVINGTAKIPSKDKSELQLSFFQLNDPILQQIKEDVLEIDINTLTPVEALLKLSEIKKLVGG from the coding sequence ATGAGCAAGACGAAGGAAGTAAAAGAGACCCCATTAATGAAACAATACAACACCATCAAGGCGAAATATCCTGATGCGATTTTATTATTTCGTGTGGGTGATTTTTACGAAACATTTGGCGAAGACGCTATCAAGGCATCTAAAATATTGGGCATTACTTTAACAAAACGCGCTAACGGATCAGCATCCCACATTGAGTTAGCTGGTTTTCCGCACCATTCCATTGATTCTTACCTACCAAAGTTAGTTCGCGCAGGCTACCGCGTAGCTATTTGCGATCAATTAGAAGATCCTAAAATGGTGAAAGGGATTGTGAAACGAGGTATTACAGAGCTAGTGACACCGGGTGTCAGTTACAATGATAAAATTCTTAACCACCAACAAAATAATTTTCTTGCTTCTATACATTTTGAAAATAAGGAGGCAGGGCTTGCACTCTGTGACGTTTCTACAGGAGAATTTTTAGTTACTCAAGGTTCATTAGATTACATTGAAAAACTGCTTCAGAACTTTAAACCCAACGAATTGTTGTTTGAAAAAAGCAAACGCAACGAACTTACAGAATTAGTTGGTGATCGTTTTTATTCATTCGGACTGGATGATTGGTCCTTCACCTACGATTACGGTTACGAAAGTCTTACAAAACAATTCGATACCATTTCTTTAAAAGGTTTTGGAATTGAAGATCAACATACCGCAATTAAAGCCTGTGGTGCCATTCTGCATTACCTCAGCGAAACCAAACACGATAAATTAAAACACATTAACCGTGTTAGTCGCATTGAAGAAGATAATTATGTTTGGCTAGATAAATTTACCATTCGCAATTTAGAACTCTATAACAGCAATCACGAAAACGGAAAAAGCTTGATTGATGTGATTGATAAAACTGTTAGTCCAATGGGATCACGCTTATTAAAACGTTGGTTAGCACTTCCGTTAAAAAACAGTACTGCCATCAACGAACGATTAAACGCAGTTGAATATTTTGTAAAAGAACAAGATCAACGCGAAGAACTTATTTCTGCATTAAAGGAAGTGGGAGACTTAGAACGCCTAATATCCAAAGTGGCAGCCTTTAAAGTGAATCCGAGAGAACTGGTACATTTAAAAAAATCGTTACAAGTTATTTCAGAAATAAAAGAAAAAATAAAAGCTTCTTCCAATCCCACCTTACAAAAAATTGCCGATCAACTTAATCCTTGTCAGATAATGTTTGAACGACTAGACAATGAGTTAAATGAAGAGGCTCCGGTAAGTGTTTTAAAAGGGAATGCCATTGCCAAAGGGGTAAATGCGGAATTGGATGAATTGCGTAACATCGCTTTTAACGGTAAAGATTATTTATTACAGATTCAACAACGTGAAGTAGAAAAAACCGGAATTACCTCGCTTAAAGTAGCTTTCAATTCTGTTTTTGGTTATTATTTAGAAGTAACGCACATTCATAAAGATAAAGTGCCACAAGAATGGATACGTAAACAAACACTTACCACTGCCGAGCGTTACATTACACCAGAATTAAAAGTATACGAAGAAAAAATACTTGGAGCTGAAGAAAAAATAACAGCCATCGAACATCAATTGTTTGAGAATCTTGTACGCGATTTAGCCGATTACATTCCTCCTATTCAACTCAATGCAAATTTATTGGCGCGCTTGGATGTGTTTTGTGGTTTTGCGATTCTTGCTAATGAAAATCAGTATAACCGTCCGCAGTTTGACGAAGGTTTTGCGATTGACATTACCGACGGCAGACATCCTGTAATTGAAAAACAATTGGGTGTAGGAATAGAGTATGTGAGCAACTCTGTTTATTTGGACAACGAGAACACGCAGATTATGATGATTACCGGACCTAACATGAGTGGTAAATCTGCCCTGCTCCGTCAAACCGCTTTAATTGTTCTATTGGCTCAGATTGGATCCTATGTTCCCGCGAAAGCAGCAAACCTCAGCATCATTGATAAAATATTTACGCGTGTTGGAGCTACCGACAACATTAGTTCCGGCGAATCAACGTTTATGGTGGAGATGAACGAAACGGCAAGCATTTTAAATAATTTAAGTGATCGCAGTTTGGTCTTATTAGATGAAATTGGTCGCGGTACTTCTACTTATGATGGTATTTCTATTGCCTGGAGCATTGCTGAGTTTATGCATAATCAGCCCGTAAATCGAGCTAAAACATTATTTGCAACGCACTACCACGAGCTTAATGACATGACCAATCTTTTTCCGCGAATTAAAAACTTTAACGTGTCGGTAAAAGAAAGCGGTAACAAAATTATTTTTCTTCGTAAGCTAGCAGAAGGTGGCAGCGAACACAGTTTTGGGATTCACGTAGCGCGTATGGCCGGCATGCCGAATTATGTTATTGAACGTGCAAATGTGATTCTTAAAAAATTAGAAAAAGAGCATGAGTTTGAATTGGAAGGAACAGATAGTTTAGTAATTAATGGCACCGCAAAAATCCCATCCAAAGATAAAAGTGAATTGCAATTAAGTTTTTTTCAATTGAACGATCCCATACTACAGCAAATTAAAGAAGATGTTCTAGAAATTGATATCAATACGCTCACTCCTGTTGAGGCGTTATTAAAGTTAAGCGAGATTAAGAAGTTGGTGGGTGGGTAA
- a CDS encoding aminotransferase class I/II-fold pyridoxal phosphate-dependent enzyme, with the protein MKDIFEKIKANLGPIGEHAKESHGYFTFPKLTGDINPHMEFRGKKLLNWSLNNYLGLANHPDVRKADVEGAEKFGLAAPMGARMMSGNSDYHEALEKGLSELVKKEDTILCNFGYQAMVSAIDAIVDRHDVIVYDAESHACILDGVRLHMGKRYVFKHNDIEDFEKQMVRANNLIKENGNKGAILVITEGVFGMRGDQGKLKEIVALKKKYSFRLFVDDAHGIGTMGPKGGGTGEEQNCQDGIDIYFGTFAKSFALIGGFISSTKEIITYLRYNMRSQIFAKSLPMPLVYGALKRLELLNAHPEYRTQLWVIAKSLQKGLVDAGFNIGDTNTMVTPVYMNGSIPEATNMVIDLRENFGIFCSMVVYPVIPKGMIILRLIPTALHTAEDVKYTVDSFSKIKDKLYGGEYKADKIREGFSQAL; encoded by the coding sequence ATGAAAGATATTTTCGAAAAAATTAAAGCGAATTTAGGTCCTATTGGCGAACACGCAAAAGAATCTCACGGGTATTTCACGTTTCCAAAATTAACCGGAGACATTAACCCTCACATGGAATTTCGCGGTAAAAAATTGCTGAATTGGAGTTTAAATAATTATTTAGGATTAGCTAATCACCCTGACGTTAGAAAAGCAGACGTTGAAGGAGCAGAAAAGTTTGGTTTAGCAGCTCCAATGGGAGCGCGTATGATGAGTGGAAACTCTGATTACCATGAGGCTTTAGAAAAAGGTTTATCTGAATTAGTAAAAAAAGAAGATACCATTCTTTGTAATTTCGGTTACCAAGCAATGGTTTCTGCTATTGATGCTATCGTTGACCGTCATGATGTGATTGTTTACGATGCTGAAAGTCACGCCTGTATTTTAGATGGTGTGCGTTTACACATGGGAAAACGTTATGTGTTTAAACATAATGATATTGAAGATTTTGAAAAACAAATGGTTCGTGCTAACAATCTTATTAAAGAGAATGGTAACAAAGGAGCTATCCTTGTGATTACAGAAGGTGTTTTTGGAATGCGCGGAGATCAAGGTAAATTAAAAGAGATTGTTGCTCTAAAGAAAAAATATTCTTTCCGTTTATTTGTAGATGATGCACATGGTATTGGTACTATGGGTCCTAAAGGTGGTGGAACTGGTGAAGAACAAAATTGCCAGGATGGAATTGATATTTATTTTGGAACGTTTGCCAAATCTTTCGCTTTAATAGGAGGATTTATTAGTTCAACAAAAGAAATCATTACCTACTTACGTTATAATATGCGTTCGCAAATTTTCGCGAAATCGTTACCAATGCCACTAGTTTATGGCGCATTAAAACGTTTGGAATTATTGAATGCTCACCCAGAATATCGTACTCAACTTTGGGTAATTGCAAAAAGTCTTCAAAAAGGATTAGTAGATGCAGGATTTAATATTGGTGATACCAATACCATGGTAACTCCTGTATACATGAATGGCTCTATTCCAGAAGCAACCAACATGGTAATTGATTTACGCGAGAATTTCGGGATTTTCTGTTCGATGGTTGTGTATCCTGTAATTCCTAAGGGCATGATTATTTTACGTCTAATTCCAACAGCTCTGCATACTGCTGAAGATGTTAAGTATACAGTAGATTCTTTTAGTAAGATAAAAGATAAATTGTATGGTGGAGAATACAAAGCAGATAAAATTCGTGAAGGGTTTTCGCAGGCTCTTTAA
- a CDS encoding T9SS type A sorting domain-containing protein, which yields MKKHILFSFVILLITATNFIAQTFIPVAATGYTLDGVAENTTAIGTTGGAMDGSNFNLYSQYYGTLYNPVGVGLPNNGTIVNGSRTYQLQSYTGPNVLFIQPNLKDSLTFVTPQPFPIVSLLSFATQGSAVINVTVRFTDNTTQVFTGLGLADWFTANPSVYNGFDRVLRTTGVPAYVGSAGNPRMFGTDLSILCANQAKFIKRVVIQNTSTTAYVCVMAVAGSVPGYSANASAMCTGGTSTISGSGFATYTWQPVGSFLGSNAGTINVSPSATTIYTLNGTDGNGCPGYTTITVNVSSSSPVLSLTGSSQSVCLGAAATLSASGAVNYTWTNGVTNGVPFYPSVTTTYSVTGSNGCGSVTSVRTISVGPIPVSLVSSATTICTNKTATLSITAAANTYTWLPINSIGSSSSIVVNPSVTTIYTITASDGTCAGTSTISLIAKPSPTVTTTSTSGSICVGTTVNLLASGGTNYTWTPVNLNTQSISVTPVITTTYTVVGDNSFGCFDSSTQIIIVGFQPTVNALATGSAVCVGGSATLTASGANSYAWTNGPATNIYIISPTQLTNYTVTGISSLSGCSETKTISVTVFIPTLTISGNATICAGSQASLTASGANNYNWAQPVGLPFPGITVSPLVNTVYSVNATGTSGFLNCPVSGSIEVIVNPVPTLTASIKKAIICVKETNTLTAGGANSYTWTSTTNTIVGSSITVTPTIAITVIYTVTGTNSFGCETSLIEQMQVKTCAGLESLDLNGNHLKIYPNPSKGDFIIESENDIQFNIINELGQVIKQIQLNNENDFKYSVSGISDGIYFIVGNNVTMKIVVSK from the coding sequence ATGAAAAAGCATATTCTATTTTCATTTGTAATCTTATTAATCACAGCAACTAATTTTATTGCACAAACCTTCATACCAGTTGCAGCAACAGGTTATACACTGGATGGTGTTGCAGAAAACACAACTGCCATCGGCACCACCGGCGGGGCAATGGACGGGAGCAATTTTAACTTATACAGCCAATATTACGGAACCTTATATAATCCTGTTGGTGTAGGCTTACCCAACAACGGTACAATAGTAAATGGAAGCAGAACCTATCAACTGCAAAGTTACACCGGACCGAATGTACTTTTTATTCAACCAAACTTAAAAGATTCATTAACTTTTGTTACCCCACAACCCTTTCCCATTGTGAGTCTATTGAGTTTCGCAACACAAGGAAGTGCAGTCATTAATGTGACAGTTCGCTTTACGGATAATACAACGCAGGTGTTCACAGGACTTGGCCTTGCAGATTGGTTTACTGCAAATCCATCCGTTTATAACGGATTTGATCGTGTACTACGTACCACCGGAGTTCCCGCCTATGTTGGATCAGCTGGTAACCCGCGGATGTTTGGAACAGATTTAAGTATTTTGTGCGCCAATCAGGCAAAATTCATTAAACGCGTAGTCATACAAAATACCAGTACTACCGCCTACGTTTGTGTTATGGCTGTTGCTGGAAGTGTACCAGGCTATTCGGCAAATGCAAGTGCAATGTGCACGGGAGGAACCTCTACCATTAGTGGCTCTGGCTTTGCAACATATACCTGGCAACCTGTAGGTTCGTTTTTAGGCTCAAACGCCGGAACCATTAATGTGTCACCATCCGCTACTACGATATATACTCTTAATGGTACAGACGGGAATGGGTGTCCGGGTTACACAACCATAACAGTCAATGTTAGCAGCTCTTCACCGGTTTTATCCTTAACAGGTTCTTCGCAAAGTGTTTGTCTGGGTGCGGCTGCTACTCTAAGCGCAAGCGGTGCAGTAAATTATACTTGGACAAACGGAGTAACGAATGGTGTTCCGTTTTATCCTTCTGTTACAACTACCTATTCGGTAACGGGTTCAAATGGATGCGGCAGTGTAACTTCCGTTAGAACTATTAGCGTTGGACCAATACCCGTTTCTCTCGTTAGTAGCGCAACAACCATTTGTACCAATAAAACTGCTACATTATCGATTACAGCTGCTGCAAACACCTATACCTGGTTACCTATTAATTCTATCGGCAGCAGCAGTAGTATAGTTGTGAATCCTTCTGTTACGACAATTTATACTATAACGGCTTCAGACGGCACATGTGCAGGTACTAGTACCATAAGTCTTATTGCAAAACCTTCTCCAACAGTCACTACCACATCAACTTCAGGATCTATCTGTGTAGGCACTACAGTTAACCTTTTGGCGAGCGGCGGCACGAATTATACTTGGACTCCGGTGAATTTAAACACACAAAGTATAAGTGTGACCCCTGTAATCACTACTACTTATACTGTAGTCGGTGACAATAGTTTTGGTTGTTTCGACAGTTCTACACAAATTATCATAGTAGGTTTTCAACCAACTGTAAATGCGCTCGCAACTGGTTCAGCCGTATGCGTGGGTGGATCAGCTACTCTTACTGCAAGCGGCGCGAACAGCTATGCTTGGACCAATGGCCCAGCTACCAACATATATATTATAAGCCCCACACAATTAACAAACTACACGGTAACAGGTATTTCGTCTTTATCCGGATGCAGTGAAACAAAAACCATTAGTGTTACTGTTTTTATACCAACATTAACCATTTCAGGAAATGCAACAATTTGCGCTGGTAGTCAAGCGAGTCTTACGGCCAGCGGTGCAAACAACTATAACTGGGCACAACCAGTGGGTTTACCTTTTCCAGGAATTACGGTTTCACCTTTGGTAAATACTGTTTATTCGGTGAATGCAACTGGCACTTCCGGTTTTTTAAATTGCCCCGTATCAGGTTCAATAGAGGTTATTGTTAATCCCGTTCCAACTCTAACTGCTAGCATTAAGAAAGCTATTATTTGTGTTAAGGAAACAAACACCTTAACTGCTGGTGGCGCTAATTCATACACTTGGACAAGTACAACTAATACAATAGTCGGCTCCTCGATTACCGTTACTCCAACTATTGCCATAACAGTTATCTATACAGTCACCGGTACAAATTCATTCGGTTGCGAAACAAGTCTTATCGAACAAATGCAAGTTAAAACATGTGCAGGTTTGGAGAGTTTAGACTTAAATGGTAATCACTTAAAAATATATCCAAACCCAAGTAAAGGTGATTTTATAATAGAGTCAGAAAATGATATTCAATTCAACATCATTAATGAATTAGGGCAAGTAATAAAACAGATTCAGCTTAATAACGAAAATGATTTTAAATACAGTGTATCTGGCATTTCAGACGGAATTTATTTTATTGTAGGAAATAATGTGACTATGAAAATTGTTGTAAGTAAATAA
- a CDS encoding bactofilin family protein, whose protein sequence is MGSNKNQTQDVGSINIIGKGTKIVGDISSAGDVRIDGTLTGNIIITGKLVLGQTGFIDGNITSVNAELEGEVKGIVNISETLSLKATAKVNGDIVTSKLMIEPGALFTGSCNMGAKVKNMVQDSETSNNARAKTA, encoded by the coding sequence ATGGGTTCAAATAAAAACCAAACACAAGACGTTGGGTCAATTAATATAATCGGAAAAGGCACCAAAATTGTTGGGGATATTAGTTCGGCAGGTGATGTTAGAATTGATGGCACCCTAACTGGCAATATTATCATAACTGGTAAACTCGTTTTAGGTCAAACCGGATTTATAGACGGAAATATTACAAGTGTAAACGCAGAATTAGAAGGCGAAGTGAAAGGAATTGTTAACATTTCTGAAACCCTTTCTCTTAAAGCTACAGCAAAAGTTAACGGCGATATTGTGACTTCCAAATTGATGATTGAACCAGGTGCTTTATTTACAGGAAGCTGTAATATGGGAGCCAAAGTAAAAAACATGGTTCAAGATTCGGAGACATCAAATAATGCCAGAGCAAAAACAGCCTAA